CCCGCAGACGGACATCGCCGTCGTCAAGGCCGAGGGGGCGAAGGACCTCCAGCCGATCTCGGTCGGCAACTCCGACGACCTCAAGGTCGGCCAGGACGTCGTCGCCGTCGGGTCGCCCCTCGGGCTGTCCTCGACGGTGACCAGCGGCATCGTCTCGGCGATGAACCGTCCCGTCCAGGCCACCGGCGAGGGCGGCGGCGAGGCGTCGCTCATCGACGCCATCCAGACCGACGCCGCGATCAACCCCGGCAACTCCGGCGGCGCGCTCGTCAACATGAACGGCGAGCTCGTCGGCATCCCGTCCGTCATCGCCTCCCTCGGGGCCGAGTCCGGGCAGCAGTCCGGCTCCATCGGCCTGGGCTTCGCCATCCCCGCGAACCAGGCGGTGCGCATCGCCCGGCAGCTCATCGACGACGGCCACGCCCAGCACGCCATCATCGGCGCGCAGGTCAACACCCGGTCGCAGGTCAACGGCGCCGAGATCGTCAGCGTCCAGCCGGGCAGCCCGGCGGACTCCGCCGGCCTCAAGGCCGGGGACGTCGTCCACAAGGTCGTCGACCGGCTCGTCGACAACGGCGTCGGGCTCATCGCGGCGATCCGGTCCCACACCGTCGGCGACAAGGTCACCCTCACGGTCACCGACGGCCAGGGCGGGAACGAGCACCAGGTGTCGATGACGCTCACGGCCGAGGGCGAGACCGCGAGCTGACCCGGGCCGGGGGAGGGGCGCCCGCCCCGGGCCACCCGGTCCGGGGCCGACGGGCGCCGGACGTGCCCGGTCGGGCGTCCGGGCTGCACCCGGGTGTCCCTCGCATGGGTTGGTGTCCTGCGGACGACCCCCCGGGAGGGTTACGGTGGTACGGCGTTCACCGTCGCCCCCGGGCGGGCAGCCGCCGCGCCGGGGCCGACCCCACCGATGCACCAGGATCCCGGCCGGGCGACCGACCACACCACCCACGAAAGGCTTGCCGGTGACACACTCAGCCGATACCGCGCCAGAGCACCTGCTCCCCACCCTCGACGACGTCGACCAGGCGTCGATCGCCCGGCTCGACGAGCAGGTCACCGAACCGGGCGACGAGGTGTTCCGGTCCCTCGACGCGCGCGTCGAGCCGGAGGCGGAGACGGGGACGTCGATCATGCACGCGCTCGTCGTCATCGTCACCGACGGCGAGGGCAACGCCGGGACGGGTGAACTCGTCGCGGAACTCCTCGCCGAGGAGAACTTCCTCGTCGACGCGGTCCTCGAGGTCGAGCCGCGGAAGACCGCCGTGCGGACCGCCCTGGAGACGGCCGTGGTCGGCGGGGCGGACCTCGTCATCACCGTCGGCGGCACCGGCGCCGGCCCCGCGACCGCACGCCCGAGGCGACGAAGACGGTGCTGGACAAGCGGCTCCCCGGGCTCTCCCAGGCGCTGCGCGCCTCCGCGCTCGCGTGCAACGCGCTCGACGGCGGGCTGTCGCGCGGCGTGGCCGGCGTGTCCGGCTCGACGGTCGTCGTGAACCTCGCGTCGTCCCGGGCGGCGATCCGCGACGGCATGGCGACCCTGTGCCCCCTCGCCCGCTGGGTCATCAACGACATGACCCGCGGATGACCGATGACCCGCGGATGACCGACGACGCGCGCGACGATCCGCGCGCCCGCCGTGGCGCACGCCGCCCGCGCCGGGTGACCGGTCGGGTCGGCCGCGCCGCGGACGGTGGGGGCCCGCCGGTGGGGCGGTGGGAGCGTGGCGTCGTCACCGGGACCGGTCGGGGACGGTCCGCGCGGGGGACGTCGGCGGCCGGGGACCTCGGGGCCGGGACCCCGGGTGACAGGGGGTTCGACGAGAACTACTGGCGTGACCAGCGCCCCCCGCACTGGTCCTGACCTGCCCCCTCAGGGTGCGGGGTGCCCCCTCAGCGAGCGGGATGCCGCTCAGCCGGCGGTGCGACCCGCTCAGGTGCCCGAGCAACCCGCTCAGGTGGCCGTGCGACCCGCTCAGTTGGCGGAGTGCCGCCCGGTGCCGGTCGACGGGTCCGCCACGTCGGCGGCGTCGGAGGTCTGCTGGACGTCCCCGACGTCGCGGGCGACGCGGGACTCCACGCCGACCTCGGCGCGGTTCTGCTCGATGAGCAGGTCGCGGATCTGCTCCAGCAGCTCCGTCTCGGTCGCCGCGGCCTCGGTCGGGTCGATGCCCTTGCGGCGGTTCTGGATCTCCTTGAGCTTGTTCATCGGGGCGATGAGGATGAAGTAGACGACGGCCGCGATGATGAGGAAGTTGATCGCGGCGGTGATGACGCTGCCGAAGTCGACGATCGCGTCCGCCCGGTCGTGGCCGCGCAGCGGGACCGTGAGGCCGCTCGCGTCGACGTTGCCGTTGATGGCGTTGATCAGCGGGTTGATGATGCCCTTCGTGAAGGCGGTGACGATGGCGGTGAACGCCGAGCCGATGACGACGGCGACGGCGAGTTCGATGACGTTGCCGCGAAGAATGAAATCCTTGAATCCCTTGAGCATCAGGTCTCCTGTGGTGTGTCGGTGCACGGAACATGCACGGAAGAATCAGTGATGGTGTGGTGCCCGCCCGCGGTGCCGGCGGCCCGCGAACGTCGTGACTCCCCGGTCCGTGACGACGCCGTCCACCCGCAGGTCGAGGGGGGTCGCCGGGACGTCGGTGAGGAACTCCTCGTGGTCCACAACGGCCCATACTGTGCCACGGCCGTCGCGGTCCGCAAGAGTCCTGTCATAGTACCCGCCGCCCTGACCGAGCCGTGCACCGTCCGCGCCGACCGCGAGGGCGGGCACGAGAACGACGTCCACCTCGGACGACACGTCGACGCGGGTGGTCGCCAGGGGCTCCCGGATCCCGAAGGCCCCCCGGGTCAGCCCCTCGGGTCCGGTGTAGGTGTACCACTCCAGCGGGGTGCCGGCGGCGCGGACGCGGGGCAGCACCACCCGCGCCCCGAGGCCGTGGAGCACCTCCGGGAGGTCGTGCCCCCCGGGTTCGCCGGGCAGGGGGCAGAAGGCGGCGACGGTCGGCGGGGTCCGGCGGGAGGGGAGGGGCCCGGCCCCGGGGACGACGCCGCGCGCCAGCCGGTCGGCGAGGTGGTGGTGGATGAGGCGGTCGCGGCGGAGGCGTTCGTCGTCCCCCCTGGTGCGGCGACCGGCGCGGACCTCCCGCCGGAGGTCGGCCTTGCGCCCGTCGACGGCGGTGCGGTCGTTCACGGCGTTCACGGGCGCGAGCCTACCCGGCGCCCCGCCCGCCCGGGGGCACACCTGGGAGCCCGAGTTCCAGCGCCGTGTGCCACCGGACCTGTACGATCTTCTGCATGGCTTCTACACAACCAGCACCCCGACCTGGTACGGACGGCAGCGGATCTGACACCCTGCGGACCGTCGTCGTCCCGGCCGCCGGCCTGGGGACGCGCTTCCTGCCGGCCACGAAGACCGTGCCGAAGGAACTGCTGCCGGTCGTGGACACCCCGGGTATCGAGCTCATCGCCCGGGAGGCCGCGGAGACCGGTGCGCGTCGCCTCGCCGTCATCACCGCCCCGAAGAAGCAGGGGGTGATGGCGCACTTCCGCACCGACGAGGAGCTGGAGCGGACCCTCGAGGAGCGCGGCAAGGACGACCAGCTCCGCAAGGTGCGGGCGATCGACGGGCTCATCCACCCGGTGGCCGTCGAACAGGAGAAGCCCCTGGGCCTGGGCCACGCCATCGGCCTCGCCGAGAGCGTCCTCGACGACGACGAGGACTGCTTCGGCGTCATGCTGCCCGACGACCTCGTCCTCCCCTCCGGCGTCATGGACGCCATGCTGGAGGTCCGCCGGACCTACGGCGGCACGGTCCTGTGCGGCCTCGACGTGCCCCGCGAGGACGTGTCGAAGTACGGCGTGTTCGAGATCGAGGACGCCGGGCTCGAGGACGTGCAGAAGGTCACCGGCATGGTCGAGAAGCCGGACGTCGACGAGGCCCCGTCGACCATCGTCGCCACCGGCCGGTACCTCCTCGACCGCGCCGTGTTCGACGCCCTGCGCCGCATCAAGCCGGGCAAGGGCGGGGAAATCCAGATCACCGACGCCATTGAGCTTATGATCACTGAGGGCCACCCGGTGCACGTGGTGATCCACCGCGGTCCGCGGCACGACCTCGGCAACCCCGGCGGGTACATCCGCGCCTGCGTGGATTTCGCGCTGCGTGACGAGACCTACGGGCCGTCGCTGGAGCGCTGGCTCCGCGAGCGGGTGGGCACGCAGGACGCCTGACAGCTCCGCCCACACGACGAAAGGAAGCCGACGACGTGCGAACGGTCGAGGAACAGCTGGCGATCGTCTCCGCTGCCGCCGTGACCCCGGAACCGGTGCGCACCGCCGTCTCCGAGGCGCTGGGGTTGCGCTGCGCGGAGCAGGTCGAGGCCGAGCGGTCGGTCCCCGGCTTCGACCAGGCGGCGATCGACGGCTTCGCCGTCCGCTCCGTCGACATCCGGCACGCCGGGAGCGCCGACCCGGACGTGCCCTCGGCCCGCCTCCCCGTCGTCGGTGAGATCACCGCCGGCTCCCACCGCCCGGTGCGGCTCCAGCCGCGCCAGGCCGTGCGCGTCGAGACCGGGGCACCGATCCCCACCCTCGCCGACGCCGTCGTCCCCCTCGACTGGACCGAGACCCGCGGCCGCCGCATGGAGGCCCTGCGCCCCGTGCCCTCGGGCGGGTTCGTCCACCGGGCCGGGTCGGACGTCCAGCCCGGTGACGTCGTCGTCGACCAGGGCGCGGTCATCGGGGCGGCGCAGGTGGGGCTCCTCGCCGCCGTCGGGCGGTCCAAGGTCCTCGTCTACCCGCGGCCGCGGATGTCCGTCATCAGCTTCGGCCCGGAACTCGTCGACATCGACCGCGACCCGGGACTCGGGCAGGTCTACGACGTGAACTCCTACGCCCTCGCCGCCGCCGGGCGGGAGGCGGGGGCCGACGTCCACCGCATCGGCATCGTCTCCGGCGAACCGCGCCGGATCCGCGA
The sequence above is drawn from the Corynebacterium bovis DSM 20582 = CIP 54.80 genome and encodes:
- the mscL gene encoding large conductance mechanosensitive channel protein MscL, translating into MLKGFKDFILRGNVIELAVAVVIGSAFTAIVTAFTKGIINPLINAINGNVDASGLTVPLRGHDRADAIVDFGSVITAAINFLIIAAVVYFILIAPMNKLKEIQNRRKGIDPTEAAATETELLEQIRDLLIEQNRAEVGVESRVARDVGDVQQTSDAADVADPSTGTGRHSAN
- a CDS encoding 5-formyltetrahydrofolate cyclo-ligase, translated to MNAVNDRTAVDGRKADLRREVRAGRRTRGDDERLRRDRLIHHHLADRLARGVVPGAGPLPSRRTPPTVAAFCPLPGEPGGHDLPEVLHGLGARVVLPRVRAAGTPLEWYTYTGPEGLTRGAFGIREPLATTRVDVSSEVDVVLVPALAVGADGARLGQGGGYYDRTLADRDGRGTVWAVVDHEEFLTDVPATPLDLRVDGVVTDRGVTTFAGRRHRGRAPHHH
- a CDS encoding UTP--glucose-1-phosphate uridylyltransferase, whose translation is MASTQPAPRPGTDGSGSDTLRTVVVPAAGLGTRFLPATKTVPKELLPVVDTPGIELIAREAAETGARRLAVITAPKKQGVMAHFRTDEELERTLEERGKDDQLRKVRAIDGLIHPVAVEQEKPLGLGHAIGLAESVLDDDEDCFGVMLPDDLVLPSGVMDAMLEVRRTYGGTVLCGLDVPREDVSKYGVFEIEDAGLEDVQKVTGMVEKPDVDEAPSTIVATGRYLLDRAVFDALRRIKPGKGGEIQITDAIELMITEGHPVHVVIHRGPRHDLGNPGGYIRACVDFALRDETYGPSLERWLRERVGTQDA
- the glp gene encoding molybdotransferase-like divisome protein Glp; the encoded protein is MRTVEEQLAIVSAAAVTPEPVRTAVSEALGLRCAEQVEAERSVPGFDQAAIDGFAVRSVDIRHAGSADPDVPSARLPVVGEITAGSHRPVRLQPRQAVRVETGAPIPTLADAVVPLDWTETRGRRMEALRPVPSGGFVHRAGSDVQPGDVVVDQGAVIGAAQVGLLAAVGRSKVLVYPRPRMSVISFGPELVDIDRDPGLGQVYDVNSYALAAAGREAGADVHRIGIVSGEPRRIRDAVEGQLIRSEIVVIAGAVGGAASDRLRSVLATLGDIDTTRVAMHPGSVQGFGTLGADRVPTFLLPANPSAALVAFEVMVRPLVQVIRGRRQAARRVVQARTVAGLESAPGRRGFIRGQLMRDRETREFLVDPLGAGGGGEPTHLLGSHGQSNCLIVVPAEETHIAPGQVVDVMFMTNRS